From a single Sediminibacterium sp. KACHI17 genomic region:
- a CDS encoding thioesterase family protein gives MYTHVTNLRVRYAETDQMDIVYYGNYAQYFEVGRTECIRELGFTYKTMEEMGIRMPVVEMEVRYLRPAHYDDLITIKTILKELPTDHSISFYNEVYNEKGKLLTTGKVTLFFIDSATGKRASMPETLREKLLPYFMN, from the coding sequence ATGTACACGCATGTGACAAACTTAAGAGTGAGGTATGCAGAAACGGATCAGATGGATATTGTGTACTATGGCAACTATGCACAATACTTTGAGGTAGGTAGAACAGAATGTATCCGTGAATTGGGTTTTACTTATAAAACGATGGAAGAAATGGGCATTCGCATGCCGGTAGTAGAAATGGAAGTTCGTTACTTACGTCCTGCACATTATGATGACCTCATCACGATCAAAACGATCTTAAAAGAACTCCCGACAGACCATAGCATTTCGTTTTACAATGAAGTATACAATGAGAAAGGAAAACTTCTGACGACAGGTAAGGTAACCTTGTTCTTCATTGATAGTGCGACAGGAAAAAGGGCTTCCATGCCGGAAACCCTTCGAGAAAAATTATTACCTTATTTTATGAATTAA
- a CDS encoding FAD-dependent oxidoreductase, whose protein sequence is MISLSIWEKESFYAPQDIIIIGAGLMGLWTAYELKKKSPQLNITIVERNTTPLGASTRNAGFACFGSPTELMSDMESMGNEEMLRIVEMRFKGIEKIKSHFSEGAIGYEHCGGYECINQDSRYWYAFDDRVSQLNKLLKDITGQRSIFKYAGQKMSGLGLVGFDLLIENSSEAALHSGKLVQALTALVRSLGVTILDGFSVGYWEADHDQAVVTNTEGISLSAKRLIFCTNAFTDTLLQESIVEPGRGQIILTTPIPHLTMKGTFHFDEGFYYWRHIGDRILLGGARNMDFEGENTLSMEGSATIKNALLAFLRKHLHPSIQFEIADSWSGIMGFTKDKKPYCGRTNKGVYLALACNGMGVALTPMMAEQVANSVLQDF, encoded by the coding sequence ATGATCAGCTTGTCTATTTGGGAGAAAGAATCCTTTTATGCTCCACAGGATATCATCATCATTGGCGCAGGACTCATGGGTCTTTGGACAGCCTATGAACTCAAGAAAAAAAGTCCCCAACTAAATATCACTATTGTAGAAAGAAACACCACCCCATTGGGAGCATCGACCCGTAATGCAGGTTTCGCTTGTTTTGGGAGTCCCACGGAACTAATGAGTGATATGGAATCTATGGGAAATGAGGAAATGCTGCGTATTGTTGAAATGCGTTTCAAGGGTATTGAAAAGATCAAATCACATTTCAGTGAGGGCGCCATTGGTTATGAGCACTGCGGTGGGTATGAATGCATCAATCAAGACTCAAGGTACTGGTATGCTTTTGATGACAGGGTGAGTCAATTGAATAAATTACTAAAGGATATCACTGGACAAAGATCCATCTTCAAATATGCAGGACAAAAAATGTCTGGCTTAGGATTGGTAGGTTTTGATCTATTGATCGAAAACAGTTCTGAAGCTGCATTACATAGCGGTAAACTGGTACAGGCATTAACAGCATTGGTGCGTTCATTAGGGGTTACGATACTGGATGGTTTTAGTGTGGGGTATTGGGAAGCAGATCATGATCAGGCCGTGGTAACCAATACAGAAGGCATAAGTCTTTCAGCAAAACGATTGATCTTTTGCACCAATGCGTTTACAGATACGCTTTTACAAGAGTCTATAGTGGAACCCGGTAGAGGTCAGATCATTCTAACCACACCCATCCCCCATCTTACCATGAAGGGCACTTTTCATTTTGATGAAGGATTCTACTATTGGCGTCATATAGGTGATCGTATATTGTTAGGAGGCGCCAGAAATATGGATTTTGAAGGGGAAAACACTTTATCGATGGAAGGGTCTGCCACTATAAAAAATGCACTACTGGCTTTCCTCAGAAAACACCTCCATCCTTCTATTCAGTTTGAGATCGCAGATTCGTGGAGCGGGATCATGGGTTTTACAAAAGACAAAAAACCCTATTGCGGACGTACCAATAAAGGTGTTTATTTGGCTTTGGCTTGCAATGGAATGGGTGTGGCATTGACACCTATGATGGCTGAACAAGTAGCCAACAGCGTTTTGCAGGATTTTTAA
- a CDS encoding glutaminyl-peptide cyclotransferase produces the protein MKKISLLLLPVLMLACNDTKEESTSDNTTAAIPTPANIGYNIVKVYPHDVTSYTQGLIWFNNTLYEGTGLEGESRLMKIDIETGKSTQKIDIPSEYFGEGITILNDKIYQLTWEDHKVFVYDLATFKKIKEFDWNLQGWGISHNGKQLLISTGDSNIYFVNPETFAIEKTLGVYDNNGYLSNLNELEFVNGTIYANVYLKDYIAKINPETGLVEGRIDLTSILQKTGQPITENTDVLNGIAFNPANNSFYVTGKRWPALYEIKLN, from the coding sequence ATGAAAAAAATATCCCTGCTCCTTTTGCCGGTTTTGATGCTGGCTTGTAATGACACAAAAGAAGAATCAACATCTGATAATACAACAGCTGCTATTCCTACACCGGCGAATATTGGATATAATATCGTAAAGGTCTATCCGCATGATGTCACCTCCTATACACAAGGATTGATCTGGTTCAACAATACCTTGTATGAAGGAACAGGACTTGAGGGAGAAAGTCGATTAATGAAAATTGATATCGAAACCGGAAAGTCAACACAAAAAATAGATATTCCAAGTGAATATTTTGGAGAAGGAATTACCATCCTCAATGATAAAATTTATCAACTAACCTGGGAAGACCATAAAGTCTTTGTCTATGATCTTGCCACTTTCAAAAAGATCAAAGAGTTTGATTGGAATTTACAAGGATGGGGCATTTCGCATAACGGTAAACAATTACTGATCAGCACAGGTGATAGCAATATTTACTTTGTAAATCCTGAAACCTTTGCCATTGAGAAAACATTGGGTGTATATGACAACAACGGTTATCTATCTAATTTGAATGAACTTGAATTTGTGAATGGAACTATTTACGCCAATGTTTATTTAAAAGACTATATCGCGAAGATCAATCCTGAAACAGGTCTGGTTGAAGGCCGAATTGACCTCACTTCTATCTTACAGAAAACCGGACAGCCAATAACTGAAAACACGGATGTATTGAATGGTATTGCCTTCAACCCGGCGAACAATAGTTTTTATGTTACCGGTAAAAGATGGCCAGCATTGTACGAGATCAAACTGAATTAA
- a CDS encoding DUF6526 family protein: MSQQSFTNHTRYVPLWHYVTAPAIFSLLIGSFYNLKDASDSNLYSASLICLIAVILVLVFWYVRAFALKAQDRAIRAEEQFRHFILTGKPLPKELRLRQIIALRFASDEEFPALAAKAANEKMGSKEIKASIKHWRPDYSRV; this comes from the coding sequence ATGAGTCAACAAAGCTTTACCAACCACACACGTTATGTACCATTATGGCATTATGTGACCGCTCCGGCCATATTCAGTCTACTGATCGGGTCATTTTACAATCTTAAAGATGCAAGTGATAGTAATCTCTATTCAGCCTCTTTGATCTGTTTGATCGCCGTGATACTTGTATTGGTTTTTTGGTATGTCCGCGCTTTTGCATTGAAAGCCCAGGATCGGGCGATTCGTGCTGAAGAACAGTTTCGCCACTTTATCTTAACGGGAAAGCCCCTGCCCAAAGAATTAAGGTTAAGACAGATCATTGCACTGCGTTTTGCTTCAGATGAAGAATTTCCGGCACTGGCAGCAAAAGCTGCGAACGAAAAGATGGGAAGCAAAGAGATCAAAGCTTCAATAAAACATTGGCGACCAGATTATAGCAGGGTTTAA
- a CDS encoding class I SAM-dependent methyltransferase, which produces MSASLIYYQDCPFCHSQDIHPLLVAKDHTVSKENFEIWHCGQCTNRFTQSIPDLHHIGPYYHAEAYVSHTDTNKGLINQLYHWVRSYTLGNKRRLIKSISGLQAGSLLDIGAGTGAFAHTMSVAGWNVTALEPDAVARENAANKYGLKLQAADEIYTLPENAFDVITLWHVLEHVHDIHGYFERFRKLLKPHGKLVIAVPNYTSKDATVYGQHWAAWDVPRHLYHFSPAGMQHLAHLKGFNVTEMYPMWFDAFYVSMLSEQYKTGSSQLVSAFWNGLRSNIRALGDKRKCSSVIYIMSRNS; this is translated from the coding sequence ATGAGCGCAAGCCTCATTTATTATCAGGATTGTCCTTTTTGTCATAGTCAGGATATTCACCCTTTACTGGTCGCCAAAGATCATACAGTGAGTAAAGAAAACTTTGAGATATGGCATTGCGGTCAATGTACCAATCGATTCACACAATCCATTCCGGATCTACATCATATAGGACCTTATTATCATGCAGAAGCGTATGTCTCGCATACAGATACAAATAAAGGGTTGATCAATCAACTCTATCATTGGGTTCGTTCCTATACATTGGGTAATAAACGCAGGCTGATCAAAAGTATCAGTGGACTGCAAGCCGGAAGTTTGTTGGACATCGGTGCGGGTACCGGTGCTTTTGCGCATACGATGTCGGTCGCGGGATGGAATGTAACGGCCTTGGAACCGGATGCGGTTGCACGAGAGAATGCAGCCAATAAATATGGATTAAAACTTCAAGCTGCTGATGAGATCTATACCTTGCCGGAAAACGCTTTTGATGTGATCACTCTCTGGCATGTATTGGAACATGTACATGATATCCATGGATATTTCGAACGTTTTCGGAAATTATTAAAGCCTCATGGTAAATTGGTCATAGCAGTTCCTAATTATACCAGTAAAGATGCAACTGTGTATGGTCAACATTGGGCAGCATGGGATGTGCCCAGACATTTATATCATTTTTCACCTGCCGGTATGCAGCATTTGGCACACTTGAAAGGATTCAATGTAACGGAAATGTATCCGATGTGGTTTGATGCTTTTTATGTGTCCATGTTGAGTGAACAATACAAAACTGGTAGTTCTCAGCTTGTATCTGCCTTTTGGAATGGACTTAGATCTAATATTCGAGCACTGGGTGATAAGCGTAAGTGTAGTTCCGTGATCTATATCATGAGCCGCAACTCATAG
- a CDS encoding NAD-dependent deacylase, whose translation MGKKQKLVVLTGAGISAESGIKTFRDSDGLWEGHDVYEVASPRGWKKDPALVLEFYNQRRRDIANALPNDAHKGLAELEQYFDVQIITQNIDDLHERGGSTHVLHLHGEIFKMRSELDESLIYPIRNDIKPGDTAEDGHQLRPFIVWFEEPVPKIAEAIDIARTADIFVVIGTSLVVYPAAGLLDYVHRSIPKYIIDKKIPAVDTNFITPIETTASEGVKTLQRLLLENKK comes from the coding sequence ATGGGAAAGAAACAGAAATTGGTGGTACTTACAGGCGCTGGCATCAGTGCAGAGAGTGGTATCAAGACTTTTCGTGACAGTGATGGATTATGGGAAGGACATGATGTTTATGAAGTAGCTTCTCCTCGCGGATGGAAAAAAGATCCTGCACTTGTCTTGGAATTTTATAACCAGAGACGCAGAGATATTGCCAATGCCCTACCCAATGATGCACACAAAGGACTCGCTGAACTAGAACAATATTTCGATGTTCAGATCATCACTCAAAATATTGATGATCTACATGAAAGAGGTGGCAGCACCCATGTACTACACTTACATGGCGAGATCTTTAAAATGCGCAGTGAGCTGGATGAATCACTGATCTATCCTATTCGCAACGATATAAAACCAGGTGACACTGCAGAAGATGGTCACCAGCTACGTCCATTCATTGTTTGGTTTGAAGAACCGGTTCCCAAAATTGCAGAAGCCATCGATATCGCCCGAACAGCAGATATTTTTGTGGTTATAGGAACTTCACTCGTAGTTTATCCCGCCGCCGGATTATTGGACTATGTACATCGATCTATACCCAAATATATCATCGACAAAAAAATACCGGCTGTAGATACAAATTTTATCACACCCATTGAAACAACTGCATCAGAAGGGGTGAAAACACTGCAGCGGCTGTTGCTGGAAAATAAGAAATGA
- the ychF gene encoding redox-regulated ATPase YchF codes for MALQAGIVGLPNVGKSTLFNAVSNSAKAQASNYRFCTIEPNVGLVDVPDERLAKLAELVVPNRIVPTQMEIVDIAGLVKGASKGEGLGNKFLGNIREVDAIIHVIRCFEDENVLREEGAINPVSDKEIIDTELQLKDLESVEKKMQRVEKMARVGTDAKAKAEFEILSRCKAHLETGKSIYSLGLSKEEKVAVADLFLLTDKPVLYVANVDEASMHTGNKFSEQLKEAVKNEGAEVIVMCNNIEAQIAEMESEEDKQMFMEEYKMTEPALNRLIRSAYKLLNLDTYFTAGVQEVRAWTIHKGWKAPQAASVIHTDFEKGFIKAEVIAYDDFIKYGSEAACRDNGRLRIEGKEYIVKDGDVMHFRFNV; via the coding sequence ATGGCTTTACAAGCAGGTATCGTGGGATTGCCCAATGTGGGGAAATCAACCCTTTTTAATGCGGTGAGTAATAGTGCAAAGGCTCAGGCGAGTAACTATCGTTTCTGTACCATTGAACCAAATGTGGGATTGGTTGATGTTCCAGATGAACGTTTGGCCAAACTTGCAGAATTGGTGGTTCCGAACAGGATCGTTCCTACTCAAATGGAGATCGTGGATATTGCAGGACTGGTAAAAGGTGCCAGTAAGGGCGAAGGACTGGGTAATAAATTCCTGGGTAATATCCGTGAAGTAGATGCGATCATTCATGTGATCCGTTGTTTTGAAGATGAAAATGTTTTGCGTGAAGAAGGTGCCATTAATCCGGTAAGTGATAAAGAGATCATCGATACTGAATTACAACTGAAGGATCTGGAAAGTGTTGAAAAGAAAATGCAGCGTGTAGAGAAAATGGCACGTGTAGGAACCGATGCAAAGGCAAAAGCAGAGTTTGAGATTCTCTCCCGCTGTAAAGCACATTTAGAAACCGGTAAGAGTATTTATTCGCTTGGATTATCCAAAGAAGAAAAAGTAGCAGTTGCTGATCTTTTCTTACTAACAGATAAACCTGTATTGTATGTTGCCAATGTAGATGAAGCAAGTATGCATACCGGCAATAAGTTTTCTGAGCAATTGAAAGAAGCAGTAAAAAATGAAGGTGCTGAAGTGATCGTGATGTGTAATAATATCGAAGCCCAGATCGCTGAAATGGAATCAGAAGAAGACAAGCAGATGTTCATGGAAGAATACAAAATGACCGAACCTGCTTTGAACAGATTGATTCGCAGCGCTTATAAATTATTGAACCTCGACACCTATTTTACCGCAGGTGTTCAGGAAGTTAGGGCCTGGACCATTCATAAAGGCTGGAAAGCACCACAAGCTGCCAGTGTGATCCACACAGATTTTGAAAAAGGGTTCATCAAAGCAGAAGTAATTGCTTACGATGATTTTATCAAGTACGGCAGTGAAGCTGCTTGTCGTGATAATGGTCGATTAAGAATTGAAGGAAAAGAATACATCGTGAAAGACGGAGATGTGATGCATTTCCGATTCAACGTTTAA
- a CDS encoding nucleoside recognition domain-containing protein, whose translation MALNIVWIAFFVIAFVIALYKFIFLNDTEIFKTLVDGMFDSAKSSVVDVAFPLTGAMVFFLGLMSIAEKAGAINWLARILNPFMKRLFPGVPEKHPAMGQMVMNFSANMLGLDNAATPFGLKAMESLQSINPEKEKASNAQIMFLVLHTSGLTLIPLTIISYRLASGSKESASVFIPLVLATICTTLASIFIVGFWQKLKWDKVLFGWIGALLALVAMMLYWVQSMGPAEKEIFSRITGNLLLLVIVVAIILGGVWKKVNVFDAFIDGAKGGFDVILKIVPYLVGMLVAIRIFRDSGALGYIVEGISWVLMQTGMNTEFTPALPVAIMKPFSGSGARGLMLDVMQVYGPDSFAGKLASTFQGSADTTFYIIALYFGSVGIKKVRYAIWAGMLADLLGVVMAIVIGYIFFK comes from the coding sequence ATGGCACTCAATATTGTATGGATCGCTTTTTTTGTCATTGCATTCGTTATTGCGTTGTATAAATTCATTTTTTTGAATGATACTGAGATCTTTAAAACCCTGGTGGATGGGATGTTTGATAGTGCCAAAAGTTCTGTGGTGGATGTCGCTTTTCCGTTGACAGGAGCTATGGTGTTCTTTTTAGGGTTAATGAGTATCGCAGAAAAAGCCGGCGCCATCAATTGGCTCGCACGGATACTGAATCCATTTATGAAGAGATTGTTTCCGGGTGTTCCGGAAAAACACCCTGCTATGGGACAAATGGTCATGAATTTCAGTGCGAATATGTTGGGGCTCGATAATGCAGCCACTCCATTCGGATTGAAAGCAATGGAAAGTCTGCAGTCTATCAATCCTGAAAAAGAGAAGGCTTCCAATGCGCAGATCATGTTTTTGGTCTTGCATACGAGTGGACTTACACTCATTCCGCTAACGATCATTTCATACCGTTTGGCATCCGGATCCAAAGAATCTGCGAGTGTATTCATTCCATTGGTATTAGCTACTATTTGTACAACGCTTGCGTCAATTTTTATTGTAGGATTTTGGCAGAAACTAAAATGGGATAAAGTACTCTTTGGATGGATCGGAGCCTTGTTAGCATTGGTTGCGATGATGTTGTACTGGGTGCAATCCATGGGGCCTGCAGAAAAAGAAATATTTAGTCGCATAACCGGTAATCTATTGTTATTGGTGATCGTTGTTGCGATCATACTCGGAGGGGTTTGGAAAAAAGTAAATGTGTTTGATGCTTTTATTGATGGAGCAAAGGGTGGCTTCGATGTGATCCTGAAAATTGTACCTTATTTGGTTGGTATGTTGGTAGCTATTCGCATTTTTCGTGATAGCGGTGCATTGGGATATATCGTAGAAGGAATATCCTGGGTACTGATGCAAACGGGTATGAATACTGAATTCACTCCGGCATTACCGGTAGCTATTATGAAACCCTTTAGTGGCAGTGGTGCCCGCGGCTTGATGCTGGATGTTATGCAGGTATATGGGCCAGACTCATTTGCTGGTAAACTTGCGTCTACATTCCAAGGCTCTGCTGATACTACTTTTTATATTATCGCACTGTATTTTGGAAGTGTAGGAATCAAAAAAGTACGTTACGCTATCTGGGCAGGAATGCTTGCTGATCTGCTAGGAGTGGTGATGGCGATTGTGATTGGTTACATCTTTTTTAAATAA
- a CDS encoding tetratricopeptide repeat protein, which produces MNKFFSICLLAAGFAVSTQVNAQLSQQLQDPDAEFKQAKELFQNDQYGLAYPVFKKIYSHGAATTNLSFTVQLEARYYYILCGLKLNDSTAAPMAVDFVELENDVPHVQMMRFHLGEYYYRRKMLPEAVACYEKANIANLSNREIADMKFHQAYGYFTMLQFDKARPLFNAIRQIPQDPNYIDANYYYAFIAFNDKKYDDAIVSFQIAEQSKDYQNVIPFYLTEIYYFKGERNKALEYGEAALNKGGQYYDLQLRQLVGHLYFEKRQYAKALPYIEKYVAGTPKVRREDMYELAYCYYEAKNWTKAIEGLKQLGGGEDSLAQNSMYLLADAYLKTNDKQNARNAFQFCADNNSNALQKEFSLFNYAKLSYDMGYMDAALKGFQSFTSAYPASTMLQEARELLVSTLANTSNYKDGLALYESLPVRSENAMKVYPRLLYGRSVELINDQQINQAEPLLNRLLEVPYNNNLIALTRFWKGEIAYRNGNNEVAIVQFSEYIKNPMTNGEVNLVNARYSLGYALLKTENYPAAKEQFENVAKNITINSSNIEKDAYLRVADCYFMNKEFKKALGMYDQVLNMQLNTADYALYQKAVIAGAMNQNSEKLKLLQSLESRFPSSSYIADAALEQANTYLADENYEAALAPLNKILKSEKAASIHPEAYLKSGIAYFNLDKNEESLNQFKTLVSGYPNSTETDAAVEYIRNLFIEKQQPGEFVSFMRSNGRPVTYNEEDSLTFKSAMLRYDVKDMSGAKNGFKDYLSKFPDGRYAIEANYFSAEIFVTEKLLKEALPFYAAVAEKGVSSFAERSVLQAARIHYFELKDYTNAEKYFSQLKSIASQQENKLEAMRGLLRCQFKAQKWVEAAPNAEDLLKETGIATDDKMMANLVVAKNYQLNKQSDLAIAAYRQVMQTGKSEYGAESQYRIAEILFQQDKLAEAETAAFDVIKKSGSYEFWVTRSYLLLGDIYFKQKDLFNAEATFKSIVDNATIIELKEEAQQKLKVVLEEKNKINKVEQE; this is translated from the coding sequence ATGAACAAATTCTTTTCTATATGCTTGCTTGCCGCAGGTTTTGCGGTTAGTACCCAAGTGAATGCACAGCTTAGCCAACAGTTACAGGATCCGGATGCTGAATTCAAACAGGCAAAGGAGTTATTTCAAAATGACCAATACGGATTGGCATATCCTGTGTTCAAAAAAATATATAGTCATGGTGCCGCAACCACCAATTTGTCTTTTACAGTACAGTTAGAGGCTCGCTATTACTATATTCTATGTGGATTGAAGCTCAATGATTCTACTGCTGCTCCCATGGCGGTTGATTTTGTTGAACTGGAGAATGATGTGCCTCATGTTCAAATGATGCGTTTTCATTTAGGGGAATATTATTATCGCAGAAAGATGTTACCTGAGGCTGTTGCCTGCTATGAAAAAGCCAATATCGCCAATTTGAGTAACCGTGAGATCGCTGATATGAAATTTCATCAGGCATACGGCTATTTCACCATGTTACAGTTCGATAAAGCCAGGCCTTTATTCAATGCCATACGTCAGATCCCTCAGGACCCTAATTATATCGATGCCAATTACTACTATGCATTTATCGCGTTCAATGATAAAAAGTATGATGATGCCATTGTGAGTTTTCAAATTGCAGAACAATCGAAGGATTATCAAAATGTCATTCCTTTTTATCTGACCGAGATCTATTATTTCAAAGGAGAAAGAAATAAAGCGCTTGAATATGGAGAAGCAGCTTTGAATAAAGGCGGACAATATTATGATCTGCAACTGAGACAGTTGGTTGGTCATTTGTATTTCGAAAAGCGTCAGTATGCAAAAGCGCTCCCATATATTGAAAAATACGTAGCGGGTACACCTAAAGTCAGAAGAGAAGACATGTACGAGTTGGCGTATTGTTATTATGAAGCCAAGAACTGGACAAAAGCCATTGAAGGATTAAAACAGTTGGGTGGAGGAGAAGATTCCTTGGCACAGAACAGTATGTACTTATTGGCAGATGCCTACCTGAAAACAAACGATAAGCAAAATGCAAGAAATGCTTTTCAATTTTGTGCGGACAATAACAGTAATGCCTTACAAAAAGAATTTTCTCTCTTCAATTACGCCAAGCTTTCTTATGATATGGGCTACATGGATGCTGCGCTGAAAGGGTTTCAGTCATTTACTTCGGCATATCCTGCTTCCACCATGTTACAGGAAGCGCGCGAATTATTAGTGAGCACTTTGGCCAATACCAGCAATTACAAAGATGGATTGGCATTGTATGAAAGTTTGCCGGTAAGGAGTGAGAATGCGATGAAAGTGTATCCCAGATTATTATATGGCCGATCTGTTGAATTGATCAATGATCAACAGATCAATCAGGCAGAGCCTTTGTTGAATCGATTATTAGAAGTGCCTTATAATAATAATCTGATCGCGCTCACACGTTTTTGGAAAGGGGAGATCGCTTATCGCAATGGTAACAATGAGGTCGCAATAGTTCAGTTCTCTGAATACATCAAAAATCCAATGACCAATGGTGAAGTGAATCTGGTGAATGCAAGGTACAGTTTAGGGTATGCGTTACTCAAAACAGAAAACTATCCTGCAGCAAAGGAGCAATTTGAGAATGTTGCTAAAAACATCACGATCAATTCTTCCAATATTGAAAAAGATGCATACCTGAGAGTTGCTGATTGTTATTTCATGAACAAAGAATTCAAGAAAGCTTTGGGCATGTATGATCAGGTATTGAATATGCAACTGAATACAGCAGATTATGCTTTGTATCAAAAAGCAGTGATCGCCGGAGCCATGAATCAAAATTCGGAAAAGCTGAAACTGTTACAAAGTCTGGAAAGCAGATTTCCTTCTTCATCCTATATCGCAGATGCTGCATTGGAGCAGGCCAATACCTATCTGGCCGATGAGAATTATGAGGCAGCATTAGCACCGCTCAATAAAATTTTGAAATCGGAAAAGGCGGCAAGTATTCATCCTGAAGCATACCTCAAATCAGGGATCGCTTATTTCAATTTAGATAAAAATGAAGAATCCCTGAATCAGTTTAAAACGCTGGTATCAGGGTATCCTAACTCAACAGAAACAGATGCAGCGGTAGAGTATATCAGAAACCTGTTCATTGAAAAACAGCAACCCGGTGAGTTTGTTTCATTCATGCGTTCCAATGGAAGACCTGTTACTTATAACGAAGAAGATTCTTTGACTTTTAAATCTGCCATGTTGCGATACGATGTAAAAGATATGTCAGGTGCTAAAAATGGGTTCAAAGATTATTTATCCAAATTCCCTGATGGCCGTTATGCCATCGAAGCCAACTATTTTTCAGCTGAGATCTTTGTAACTGAAAAACTCTTGAAAGAAGCTTTACCTTTTTATGCAGCAGTGGCAGAGAAAGGTGTGAGTTCTTTTGCTGAAAGAAGTGTATTGCAAGCAGCTCGTATTCATTATTTCGAGTTGAAAGATTATACCAATGCTGAAAAATATTTCAGTCAGTTAAAATCTATTGCTTCGCAGCAAGAAAATAAACTGGAAGCCATGCGCGGGTTATTGCGTTGTCAGTTCAAAGCCCAGAAATGGGTAGAAGCAGCCCCTAATGCAGAAGACTTATTGAAAGAAACCGGGATCGCTACCGATGATAAAATGATGGCCAATTTAGTTGTGGCAAAGAACTACCAGTTGAATAAGCAATCTGATCTGGCAATTGCTGCTTACAGACAGGTAATGCAAACCGGGAAATCTGAATATGGTGCAGAATCACAGTACCGGATTGCGGAGATACTATTTCAGCAGGATAAGTTAGCAGAAGCAGAGACTGCAGCTTTTGATGTGATCAAAAAATCAGGTTCCTATGAATTTTGGGTAACACGCAGTTATTTATTACTCGGAGATATATACTTCAAACAAAAAGACCTATTCAATGCGGAAGCAACTTTCAAGAGTATTGTGGATAATGCTACCATCATTGAATTAAAAGAGGAAGCGCAGCAAAAATTGAAGGTGGTATTGGAAGAGAAAAACAAAATCAATAAAGTAGAACAAGAATAA